In Deinococcus misasensis DSM 22328, the genomic stretch ATGGGATTGTTCGTGTAGGCTCGCTAAACCGTCTGCTTCAAAAGCTCTAAAAGTGTTGCGTACTGTTTGGGTGGCGATTCTCAGGGACCTGGCAATTTGGGAGACCACCTGACCCTCATGGCTGGCCAGCAGAATCTGGCTGCGCCGCACCGTGAAGGCGTCTTTGGATTTGAGCTGATCTTGGATGTGCTGGACTTCTGTTTCGCTGAGGGGTCGGACTTTGACTTTGCTGCCCATAGCTCACTGTGACAGATGACGGACATCTTCACAATCTCACTTGTGATCCTGCACTAGCAAAAGCTTTGACGACGTACAGATCCCCTTGACCATTTTTGATACGTGCAACATGATGCTCTCGGCTCTCGGCTCTCGGCTCTCGGCTCTGTCTTGGCCCTACTACGCGCTTACGTGGCAGCACATTTCGCGCTGGGCCGCTCGGCTCTCGGCAAGGCGCCTGTCCCTGTAACCCATTCCATATTTCCCCAGCCATTTTGTGCTAGACTCTTCTTTGGCTGTTTTTTGCCAGTGGTCTGTCAGATCGCTTTGTGGGCAGAGGGTGTCCCCGAGCAGCAAGACTGGCACGACCAACATCACTTGCTTTTCAACGCCCTCACAAGGAGTTTAGATGTCTTACATCAGCATGAAGCAACTGCTCGAGGCAGGCGTGCACTTCGGCCACGAAACCAAGCGCTGGAACCCCAAATTCAAGCGTTTCATTTTCGCCGAGCGCAACGGCATTTTCATCATTGACCTGCAAAAAACCCTCAAGCAGATTGACCGCAGCTTTGACTTCATCAAAGAGACCGCCGAACGCGGTGGCGTGATCCTGTTCGTGGGCACCAAGAAGCAAGCCCAGGAAATCGTGGAACTCGAAGCCCGTCGCACCGGCATGCCCTTTGTGACCCAGCGCTGGCTCGGTGGGATGCTCACCAACTTCCGCACCATCCGCAGCCGCATTGATCGCCTCGAAGAACTCAACGAGATGATCGAAACTGGCGCGATCAACGCCCGTCCCAAAGCCGAGCGCATTGAGCTGCAAAACGAGCGTGACCGCCTGGAGCGCTACGTGGGCGGCATCCGCAACATGACCCGTCTTCCTGACGCCCTGTTCGTTGTGGACCCCACCAAAGAAGTGATTGCTGTGCAGGAAGCCAACAAACTCGGCATTCCTGTGATTGCCCTCGCTGACACCGACTCCAACCCTGACGTGATTGACTACATCGTTCCTGGCAACGATGACGCCATCCGCTCCATTCAACTGATCACCAACCGCATCGGCGACCTCGTTGTCGAAGCCCGTGGTGGCGGCGAAGTTGTTTCCAGCGCTGCCGTTGTT encodes the following:
- a CDS encoding helix-turn-helix domain-containing protein, whose translation is MGSKVKVRPLSETEVQHIQDQLKSKDAFTVRRSQILLASHEGQVVSQIARSLRIATQTVRNTFRAFEADGLASLHEQSH
- the rpsB gene encoding 30S ribosomal protein S2, whose product is MSYISMKQLLEAGVHFGHETKRWNPKFKRFIFAERNGIFIIDLQKTLKQIDRSFDFIKETAERGGVILFVGTKKQAQEIVELEARRTGMPFVTQRWLGGMLTNFRTIRSRIDRLEELNEMIETGAINARPKAERIELQNERDRLERYVGGIRNMTRLPDALFVVDPTKEVIAVQEANKLGIPVIALADTDSNPDVIDYIVPGNDDAIRSIQLITNRIGDLVVEARGGGEVVSSAAVVEEEAQGEEEAVVQE